A stretch of DNA from Micromonospora sp. WMMD1155:
GCAGGCTCGGCCCTTCGGGTGTTCGCCGGAGCCCCCGCTGCGGTGGCAGGAGACGTACCTGGTGAAGCCGGCTGCCTTGGCCTGGTTGAGGGCGTGCAGGGTGCGCGGGGTGATGCAGCCGCTGGCCGGCGTGGGGTCGTCGACGCTGCACGACTCCTTCGGCCAGGAGCCGTCGGAGTTGCGGGGCGCGGCCTTCGCGTTGCTGGTGGAGGTGCCCCGGTTGGAGCCGGTGTCGGCGGTGGTCTGTGGCTTCGGGGCCGTGGCGACGGTCAGGGCCCGCTCGGCCTGCTCCTTGCGCTTGGCCATCACCGCGACCTGCTTGCGTTGTTCGGTGATCTCACCGTCCAGGGCGGCGCGGGTGCGGTTGGCCTGGTCCTTGGTGGTGAGGAGGTCGCGCAGCACCCGGTCCTCGTTGGCGGCCACCGCGTCCAGGGAGGCGGCCCGGTCCATGAAGCCTTCCGGGGTGTTGCTGTTGAGCAGCGCCGAGATCGTGCTGAGTCGTCCGGTGCGGTACGCGACGCCGGCGATCTCGCCGACCTTGCCGCTGCGCTGGTCGAGCTCGACCTCGATGGTCTTCAGTTGGGTGGTGAGCTGCTGCTGCCGCTGCACGGAGGTGTCCAGGGCGCGTTTCGCGTCCAGGTAGCCCTTGCTGGCGGCCTCCAGTTGGGCGCGGAGTGCCGGGGTGCCGCCCTCTTCGTCGGAGTCGGGTGCGGCGGCCCGCTGGCCGGTCGGGGGAGCGGCCGAGGCGGTGCCGGCCGGGAGCGCGACGCCGAGAGCGAGCATCGCGACGATCAGGGCCGCCAGTCGGGCGGCGGGTGGTCGTGCTGGTGCCACTGCGCAGTCCTTCCGTCAGCCGCCGACCGGGTTAGCTGACGGGTTCGGGACGGAAGATCCCTACCGCTGACGCGGATGCACCCCAGGAACGTGGTTCCCCGGTTCGCCCGTGCGGGCGATTAGGCGACGACCACCACCGGCGCCGGGAGGCGCCGCCTGGTGGCGGCCGGGACAGAGCCTACCGGTACCGGTGGGGCCGCTGCAGCGAATGTGACGGACGGTGCGTGCGTCATCACGGTGAATCGACCTTCACCACTCGATGGAGCCGCATTCTCCGGATGCCGCGCCCGGCTCGATCTGCAACGTGGCGTGCTCGATGCGGAAGTCGTCGTGCAGGGCGGTGCGCGCGGCGGTGAGCACCGCGCCGACCTCCGCGCCGGGCTCCATGGTCAGGTGGGCGGAGGCGACGTCCATGCCCGAGGTGAGCGTCCAGACGTGCAGGTCGTGCACCTCGACCACGCCGGGGACTGCGGCCAGCCGGTCGTGCACGGCGGTCACCTGGAGGTGTTCCGGTGCGGCCTGCACCAGGATGCGGATGGCCGCGCGGGCCAGCCGCCAGGTGCGCGGCAGGATGAACACGCCGATGGCGACGGCGACCAGCGGATCGGCCCACCACCAGTCGGTGACGGTGATGAGCACCGCCGCGCCGATCACGCCGACCGAGCCGAGCAGGTCGCCGAGCACCTCCAGGTAGGCGCCCTGGATGTTGATGCTCTCCCGCGCGCCGGCGCGGAGCAGGCCGAACGCGGCGATGTTCGCCAGCAGGCCGAGCACCGCCACCACGAGCATCGGACCGGTGATGACCTCGTGCGGGTCGCCGAAGCGGCGGATCGCCTCGATCACCACGTAGACCGCGACGCCGGAGAGCAGGACGGCGTTGGCCAGCGCGGCGAGCACCTCGAGTCGGTAGAGCCCGAAGGTGCGCTGCGGGTCGCCGGTGGCCCGTCGGGTGGCGGTGATCGCGGCGAGCGCCATGCCGATGCCGAGCACGTCGGTGAACATGTGCCCGGCATCGGAGAGCAGGGCGAGTGAGCCGGTGTGCAGGGCGGTCACCGCCTCGACCACCATCAGGGTGGCGAGCAGCCCGAACGCCGCCCAGAGTCGCCCCCGGTGCTGGTGCGCGGCATTGGCGACGGACCCGTGGTGGTGGTCATGACCTGCGCCCACGTGAATCACCTTCCGCCGCGATCCGGGATCCGGTCCAATGTATGTTCACATCGCAATGTGTGCAAGTGTCAGGGCGGCGGGCTCTCATCGGCCTCATCCGGGCAGGTCAGCCGGTCGGGTCGATGGTGGTGAGTCGCTGGGTGGCCCGGGACAGCGCCACGTACAGGGTGCGTACTCCGGCGCCCGGATCCGCCCGGATCTCGCTCGGCGCGACCAGCACCACTCCGTCGTACTCCATGCCCTTGGCCTCCAGGCTGGTGACCACCTGCAACCTCGGCGCGGCGAGCGCGTCGAGCCAGCCGACGACCTCGTCGCGGCGCGGCACCGGCGTGATCACGCCGACCGTGCCCTCCACCTCGGCCAGCAGGTCGGCGGCCGCCTTCACGGTCGCGGTCTCCAGCCCGGTCGCGGGCACCACCAACTCGACCGGATCGACCCCGGTGGAGCGGACGGCGCTCGGCAGCGGCAGATCCGGGTACAGCCGACGGATCTCCGCCGCCGCCACCGCGAAGATCTCGGAGGAGTTGCGGTAGTTCGTGGTCAGCGTGAAGTCGTGCCGTTTGCGCCGCCCCAGCGCCTGGTCCCGGGCCCGGTCCAACTCGTCGGGGTCGCCGGTCCACGCGGTCTGCGCGGGGTCACCCACCACGGTCCAGGAGGCCAACCGCCCCCGACGGCCGATCATCCGCCACTGCATCGGTGAGACGTCCTGCGCCTCGTCGACGACCACGTGCGCGTACTCCCGGTAGTCCTCCGGCCGCTCCCGGGCCGCCGCCCGGGCGGCCCGCTGTCGGTCGGCGGCGGTGCTCAGCTCGCGTACGCCCCCGGCGAGCTGGAACGGGTCACGACGGGCCCGGGCCGGTTGTGCCGGCTTCCCGAGCAGCGCGTCCAGTTCGTCCAGCAGCGCGATGTCGGCGATGGTGAGCCCGGCCGAGTCCAGGTCCCGGTACGCGGCGGTGAGCAGCCGGATCTCCGCGCCGGAGAGGATCCCCCCGGCGTACCGGCGCAGCCGGTCCGGCCGGGTCAGCCAGCCGAGAACGTGCCGAGGGTGCAGACGCGGCCACCACGCCTTCAGGAACTCCCGGAACTCCGACCGCTCGGCGATCTCCGCCTCGAAGGCCCGCTGCTCCGGCAGCCGGGTGACGCCCACCTCACGGGCCTGCGCCCAGAGCGCGGCGAACACCCCGTCGAAGCCGGCCCGGCGCACCTCGTTGCGTCGGGCGCCCCGGTGCAGCGCGCGGTCCCGGATCCGGTCCAGCGTCGTCCGGTCCAGCCGCAGCAGCGTGCCCCGGTAGAGCAGCCGCAGCTCACCCGGGCCGCCCGGCACCGCGTCGCGGGACGCCCGCTCCAGCACCCGACGCATCCGCAGCGAGCCCTTCACCGCCGCCACCTCGGGCGGGTCGGTGCGGGTGGCGGTCATCCCCGGGAAGAGGGTGCCCAGCGAGTGCAGGGTCGCGGTGTCCTCACCGAGCGACGGCAACACCGAGCCGATGTACTCCACGAAGACCGACGACGGGCCCACCACCAGGATGCCGCCGCCCGCGTACCGGCTGCGGTCGGAGTAGAGCAGGAACGCGGCCCGGTGCAGGGCCACCGCCGTCTTGCCGGTGCCGGGGCCACCCGCGACGATCGTCACCCCGTTACCGGGCGAGCGGATCGCCTCGTCCTGCTCCCGCTGGATGGTCGCCACGATGTCCCGCATGCCCCGGCCGGTGGCCTTGGACAGGGTGGCCAGCAACGCCCCGTCACCGACGACCGTCATCCCCTCCGGAGCGGCGGTCGGGTCCAGCAGGTCGTCCTCGATCCGGGTGACACGCTCGGCGCGGGACTGGATCGTGCGGCGACGCACCACGTTCAGCGGCTGCGCCGGGGTGGCCTGGTAGAAGGCGGCGGCGGCCGGCGCCCGCCAGTCGACGACGAGGGTGCTGGCGTCCTCGTCCCGGATCCCGAGCCGCCCGACGTGCAGCACCTGACGGTCGCGCAGGTCCAGCCGCCCGAAGACCAGCCCCTCGTGCTCGGCGTCCAGCGTGTGTCGTCGCTGTGCCGCGTGGAAGACCATCGCGTCGCGCTCCACGAGCGCGCCGAAGGTGCCCACCCGAGCCATCCGGTAGCCGTCGCGCTCGGCGCGGACCGCCGACTGCCGCAGCTCGGCCAACCGGGCGTACACCCGGTCGAGGTGGCGTTGCTCGACGGCGATCTCCTGCTCCAGGCCGGTCTGGTCGGTCAACGCACGCTCCTTCGACTGTCGCCGGCAGGCGGCGGGAACCGCGCAGGCCGACCGCAGAAGGGTACGGCCCCGGGCCCGGCCCGCCGCGCCCGAGGTGCGGGAACGTGCTCAGGCGGGGGTCGCGTCGAGGCTGCGGGAGGGCGGTTCGGCGAGCACCCGGCGCAAAACTCCGGTGAGCGCGGCGTTGACCTCGTCCGGGCGTTCCATCATCAGCATGTGCCCGGCACCAGGGCAGATGGTCAGCTCGGTGGCCGGCAGAGTCGCCGCGATCGACTCCGCGCACGGCGGTGGGGTCAGCCGGTCCCGGTCGCCGACCAGTGCGGCGGCCGGCAGCGGAGCCAGCGCGGCGAGGGTTTCCAGGCGGTGCTGGGCGCCGATGGAGGCGCGGAACCCCCCGATCGAGCGCAGCGAGGCGCGCGCCACCGCCGAGGTCACCAGGCGGAGGTCGGACGGTTCGCAGCGGTCGCCGAACAGCATCCATCGAATGCTCGGCCGCAGCGCGTTCAACAACGCTCGGGGTGCCCGCCACGAACCGCATCGGGCCAACACGCCGGCACCCGTCGTCTCGGCCAGCCGGATCAGCCGGGCGATCCGCGGCGAGAGGCCGTAGACGGTGTGCGTGTGCCCCTCGGCGGTGGTCGAGACGAAGACCAGCCCGGAGG
This window harbors:
- a CDS encoding cation diffusion facilitator family transporter, translating into MGAGHDHHHGSVANAAHQHRGRLWAAFGLLATLMVVEAVTALHTGSLALLSDAGHMFTDVLGIGMALAAITATRRATGDPQRTFGLYRLEVLAALANAVLLSGVAVYVVIEAIRRFGDPHEVITGPMLVVAVLGLLANIAAFGLLRAGARESINIQGAYLEVLGDLLGSVGVIGAAVLITVTDWWWADPLVAVAIGVFILPRTWRLARAAIRILVQAAPEHLQVTAVHDRLAAVPGVVEVHDLHVWTLTSGMDVASAHLTMEPGAEVGAVLTAARTALHDDFRIEHATLQIEPGAASGECGSIEW
- a CDS encoding alpha/beta hydrolase — protein: MPERFEVTEPDGVRLEVAMPDGVRLNVGVTGPPDAQVTAVLLHGWTLDGRAWHRQVEALGAASLGGAVRVVTYDARGHGRSSCMTLPTATLAQLGDDLATVIDTVAPTGPVVLVGHSMGGMTIMEYAHRHPEHFAARTSGLVFVSTTAEGHTHTVYGLSPRIARLIRLAETTGAGVLARCGSWRAPRALLNALRPSIRWMLFGDRCEPSDLRLVTSAVARASLRSIGGFRASIGAQHRLETLAALAPLPAAALVGDRDRLTPPPCAESIAATLPATELTICPGAGHMLMMERPDEVNAALTGVLRRVLAEPPSRSLDATPA
- a CDS encoding AAA family ATPase; the protein is MTDQTGLEQEIAVEQRHLDRVYARLAELRQSAVRAERDGYRMARVGTFGALVERDAMVFHAAQRRHTLDAEHEGLVFGRLDLRDRQVLHVGRLGIRDEDASTLVVDWRAPAAAAFYQATPAQPLNVVRRRTIQSRAERVTRIEDDLLDPTAAPEGMTVVGDGALLATLSKATGRGMRDIVATIQREQDEAIRSPGNGVTIVAGGPGTGKTAVALHRAAFLLYSDRSRYAGGGILVVGPSSVFVEYIGSVLPSLGEDTATLHSLGTLFPGMTATRTDPPEVAAVKGSLRMRRVLERASRDAVPGGPGELRLLYRGTLLRLDRTTLDRIRDRALHRGARRNEVRRAGFDGVFAALWAQAREVGVTRLPEQRAFEAEIAERSEFREFLKAWWPRLHPRHVLGWLTRPDRLRRYAGGILSGAEIRLLTAAYRDLDSAGLTIADIALLDELDALLGKPAQPARARRDPFQLAGGVRELSTAADRQRAARAAARERPEDYREYAHVVVDEAQDVSPMQWRMIGRRGRLASWTVVGDPAQTAWTGDPDELDRARDQALGRRKRHDFTLTTNYRNSSEIFAVAAAEIRRLYPDLPLPSAVRSTGVDPVELVVPATGLETATVKAAADLLAEVEGTVGVITPVPRRDEVVGWLDALAAPRLQVVTSLEAKGMEYDGVVLVAPSEIRADPGAGVRTLYVALSRATQRLTTIDPTG